Genomic window (Gemmatimonadales bacterium):
GGAACGACGCTCAACGAGGCCCGCTCCGCCACTTTGCAAGCAAGACCCGGGTGACGACCATGGCTGGGGGGTCAGGCTACGTCGAATCAGAGATCAGAACTCACGTTTCCTTTTGTCAGCAGGACCTTGGCCGTGCGACGGGTCGATGTCATCACGAGGGTCACCGACGATCTCCGAGAGGTCGGTGGCGACGTCGAGGAGCCAGGTCCGGGTGTCGAGGACGCGCAGCGTGTCCGACGTAGGTTCGGCGCCTTTGACGATGGCGATCAACCACCCGTGTATTTCGTCGGTTCGTGTCGGTACGGCTAGAAGCTGCCCGGTGCCTGCCCGCTGGACTTCCTCGGAGACGGCCTCGGCGGCCTGCGCGGTAGCGCCACCGAGATTGTGAAGGATCGCCGTCATGTCTTGCCAGGGGAGCGGTCTTGGATCACGGTAGTTGCGATATAGGACGTAACTACCATGCAGGATGCGCTGCCCCGCCCGCACGAACGCCTCCCAGCGCTCCCCGTTTCGCTCGCCACCCGCCTCGGTCATGCTCTGTGTCAGAGATTCGCCGGCCAGTTGGAACTCCTGCAAAGTTCGGCGAAACGTCGATTCCAGCTGCGACCTCTCAGATCCGGTGAGAAATCGTGTGGTCGTCAGGATGTGCTCGCTGGCAGAGTGCAGCGTATTAGCGACGGCCCTGGTGATTTCGCCCGACCCACCGCGCGGCCATACGAGCAGGCCGACCAGCGACCCGACGACTCCCCCCAACACGACGTCGATCAGGCGTGCCTCCGCAAGCTGCCAGGTTGCCGGTGCAACTTGAACGAACAGCGCAGCGACCGCCAACGTCATGAAGAATTGACCAGCCGCGGGGCCGACGAACGGACCGGCAAGGGGCCCGAGGCTGAAGCTGGCGAAGAATGCGATCGGCATCAGCACCGTGAAAACGTCAGGCTCTTGCCCGAAGACAAGCAGAAGCCCGCCGGTGAGCAGCGCTCCGGCGAGCGTTCCGAGGAACGCCGGCCACATCGCCGACCGGGTGGCGCTGGCGGTTGTCCGCATCAAAGTCAGCGTGGCTAGCAGCACCCAGGACCCGTGCGAGAGGTCGATGCTACCGGCGAGGTAACGCGCTACAGCAAGGCCCAGTGCCAGCCGCACAGCGTTCTGGAACACGACCGAACGCGGCGTGAAATGCCCCCGTGCGCGCTGCAGCGACAGCGCAAGCGTCGATTCGCCGACGAACCAGAGCGGCGAGGAGAGAGACCCCAGCTCGCCAGCCGGCTCCGGAGACGGAGTAGGGGCATCACGCACCGCGCGTACGGATTGGACGACAAGGTCGGCCGATTCGCCGAGCTCGGAGAGGTCGCTCCCGAGGCGGAGTCGCGCATCAATGAGCGCCTCCGCCTGGACTACATCGTGCAGCCGAGACAATCGCTGGTCGGCATGCTGGCGGTTCGCCGCCCGGAGGGGTTCGACATCCGGAGGCGGTTGGGCTCCCGAGAGGGCGACTCCGCACGCCACAACAGCCTCGTGAACGGCGTCAAGTACGTACGCACCCCGACGCGGACCGGTCGGCGCGTCCGGGCTGCGAAGCGCGCCCTCCACCGCCCGGGTGCGACGGACCAGCATCCGCAGCAGGCCCGCACAGGCGAGCAACGCACGGTCGTGGCGGAAGGGGCTGCTCGGCCGCTGTTCGGGTGGCAGTGCCCACGGCGCCCAAGCGAGCGCAGTGCGAAGGACATCTTCGCGA
Coding sequences:
- a CDS encoding FUSC family protein yields the protein EALDSRLIAVALGTALMAAADRWLWPSLDPEPYERRLALTADSLERYLSRIRPLMDGSSVAESSLTEAREDVLRTALAWAPWALPPEQRPSSPFRHDRALLACAGLLRMLVRRTRAVEGALRSPDAPTGPRRGAYVLDAVHEAVVACGVALSGAQPPPDVEPLRAANRQHADQRLSRLHDVVQAEALIDARLRLGSDLSELGESADLVVQSVRAVRDAPTPSPEPAGELGSLSSPLWFVGESTLALSLQRARGHFTPRSVVFQNAVRLALGLAVARYLAGSIDLSHGSWVLLATLTLMRTTASATRSAMWPAFLGTLAGALLTGGLLLVFGQEPDVFTVLMPIAFFASFSLGPLAGPFVGPAAGQFFMTLAVAALFVQVAPATWQLAEARLIDVVLGGVVGSLVGLLVWPRGGSGEITRAVANTLHSASEHILTTTRFLTGSERSQLESTFRRTLQEFQLAGESLTQSMTEAGGERNGERWEAFVRAGQRILHGSYVLYRNYRDPRPLPWQDMTAILHNLGGATAQAAEAVSEEVQRAGTGQLLAVPTRTDEIHGWLIAIVKGAEPTSDTLRVLDTRTWLLDVATDLSEIVGDPRDDIDPSHGQGPADKRKREF